The following are encoded in a window of Saccharothrix longispora genomic DNA:
- a CDS encoding family 43 glycosylhydrolase: MTASLTTPAGLAATALTALLVCAAPAVLPPTASASTPPSTAPVSSTAPVSSTGVPFAGAVPDQSTAESGNPFVDGWYADPDVAIYGGRYWVFPTTSARYAEQTHLDAFSSTDLVRWTKHPNVLTTADVPWAEFAVWAPAPIERDGKYFLYFAANDIQDDSEVGGIGVAVADRPEGPYRDAIGEPLVAAFHNGAQPIDQDVFIDDDGQAYMYYGGWGHANVVKLNRDMTSLGTFADGSTFKEITPSGYVEGAQMFKRGGRYYLMWSEGGWTGPDYSVSYAIADSPTGPFAKLDKVLAQDPAVARGSGHNSVLNIPGTDTWYVVYHRRPLSETDGNHRQLAYDRMHFNADGTIRRIAMKVRDDFADGNALGWKTRGGTWSATGGRYRAGSSPGGKALLDTNFADFTQDTDVTITSGGGDAGIAFRVTGATEGADAYRGYYAGISAAGRVVLGRADGTWTPLGSAAVPVVLGKAHRLRVTAAGASIRVYVDDLATPRISVTDATHRSGANGVRVFNAGATFDNVAVDHLTTGLALGRPATGTPSCSPSEGPEKAVNGSVGGGNADKFCSSVTGARLQVDLGAVRTVGRFEVDHAQAGGEQAAYNTRAFRISVSDDGVRWTPVVDVVDNTAATTVHPVTGVSGRHVRLDVAVPTQTAEQAARVYELRAYG, encoded by the coding sequence ATGACCGCTTCCCTGACGACGCCCGCCGGACTCGCCGCCACGGCCCTCACCGCCCTGCTCGTGTGCGCCGCCCCGGCGGTCCTGCCACCCACCGCCTCCGCCTCCACGCCCCCCTCCACCGCCCCGGTCTCCTCCACTGCCCCGGTCTCCTCCACTGGGGTGCCCTTCGCGGGGGCCGTCCCCGACCAGAGCACCGCCGAATCCGGCAACCCGTTCGTCGACGGGTGGTACGCCGACCCGGACGTCGCGATCTACGGCGGCCGGTACTGGGTCTTCCCCACCACCTCCGCGCGCTACGCCGAGCAGACCCACCTCGACGCCTTCTCCTCGACCGACCTCGTCCGCTGGACCAAGCACCCGAACGTGCTGACCACGGCGGACGTCCCGTGGGCGGAGTTCGCGGTGTGGGCGCCCGCGCCGATCGAGCGGGACGGGAAGTACTTCCTGTACTTCGCCGCCAACGACATCCAGGACGACTCGGAGGTCGGCGGCATCGGCGTGGCCGTCGCCGACCGGCCCGAGGGCCCCTACCGGGACGCCATCGGCGAACCGCTGGTCGCCGCGTTCCACAACGGCGCCCAACCCATCGACCAGGACGTCTTCATCGACGACGACGGTCAGGCGTACATGTACTACGGCGGCTGGGGCCACGCGAACGTGGTGAAGCTCAACCGCGACATGACGAGCCTCGGCACGTTCGCCGACGGCAGCACTTTCAAGGAGATCACCCCGTCCGGCTACGTCGAGGGCGCGCAGATGTTCAAGCGCGGCGGCCGGTACTACCTGATGTGGTCCGAGGGCGGCTGGACCGGCCCGGACTACTCGGTGTCCTACGCCATCGCCGACTCGCCGACCGGGCCGTTCGCCAAGCTCGACAAGGTCCTCGCGCAGGACCCGGCGGTCGCCCGCGGCTCGGGGCACAACTCGGTGCTCAACATCCCCGGCACGGACACCTGGTACGTCGTCTACCACCGCAGGCCGCTGAGCGAGACCGACGGGAACCACCGCCAACTCGCCTACGACCGCATGCACTTCAACGCCGACGGCACCATCCGCCGGATCGCGATGAAGGTGCGCGACGACTTCGCCGACGGCAACGCGCTCGGCTGGAAGACCCGCGGCGGGACGTGGTCGGCGACCGGTGGGCGGTACCGGGCCGGCAGCTCGCCGGGCGGCAAGGCGTTGCTGGACACGAACTTCGCCGACTTCACCCAGGACACCGACGTCACGATCACCTCGGGCGGCGGCGACGCGGGCATCGCGTTCCGGGTGACCGGCGCGACCGAGGGCGCCGACGCCTACCGCGGCTACTACGCGGGGATCAGCGCGGCGGGCCGGGTCGTCCTCGGCCGGGCCGACGGCACGTGGACCCCGCTGGGCTCCGCCGCCGTCCCCGTGGTGCTCGGCAAGGCCCACCGCCTGCGCGTGACGGCCGCCGGCGCGTCGATCCGGGTGTACGTGGACGACCTGGCCACCCCGCGGATCAGCGTCACCGACGCCACCCACCGCAGCGGCGCGAACGGCGTGCGGGTGTTCAACGCCGGCGCCACCTTCGACAACGTCGCCGTCGACCACCTCACGACCGGCCTCGCGCTCGGCAGGCCCGCCACGGGCACGCCGTCGTGCAGCCCGTCGGAGGGGCCGGAGAAGGCGGTCAACGGCAGCGTCGGCGGCGGCAACGCGGACAAGTTCTGCTCCTCGGTGACCGGGGCGCGGCTCCAGGTGGACCTCGGCGCGGTGCGGACCGTCGGCCGGTTCGAGGTCGACCACGCCCAGGCGGGCGGCGAGCAGGCCGCCTACAACACCAGGGCGTTCAGGATCTCCGTGTCCGACGACGGCGTCCGGTGGACCCCGGTGGTCGACGTCGTCGACAACACCGCCGCCACCACGGTGCACCCCGTCACCGGGGTGTCCGGCCGCCACGTCCGGCTCGACGTCGCGGTACCCACGCAGACCGCGGAGCAGGCCGCCCGCGTCTACGAACTGCGCGCCTACGGCTGA
- a CDS encoding ATP-binding protein, with protein MGESHGLPLSDSLVIGLDGVAPALSDVRRKTAAFVDGLDEDKVGDLLLVVTELVSNAYDHGLRALEVRLTGDADTVRIEVDDESPDRPVLGRSRLGATRGNGLRMVQTLCVDWGVTWRDKGKTVWAVMAREDG; from the coding sequence GTGGGTGAGTCGCACGGCCTGCCGTTGTCGGACTCGCTGGTGATCGGCCTGGACGGGGTCGCACCGGCCCTGTCGGACGTCCGGCGGAAGACGGCCGCCTTCGTCGACGGGCTGGACGAGGACAAGGTGGGCGACCTGCTGCTGGTCGTCACCGAGCTGGTGAGCAACGCCTACGACCACGGTCTCCGCGCGCTGGAGGTGCGGTTGACCGGCGACGCGGACACGGTCCGGATCGAGGTCGACGACGAGTCGCCGGACCGGCCCGTGCTCGGGCGGTCGCGGCTGGGCGCGACCCGGGGCAACGGCCTGCGCATGGTCCAGACGCTGTGCGTGGACTGGGGCGTGACGTGGCGGGACAAGGGCAAGACGGTGTGGGCCGTGATGGCCCGCGAGGACGGCTGA
- a CDS encoding STAS domain-containing protein — MSEANTRFSAGDGGTDGGVLVLRLTGEIDMSNSDELRDRAVEALDTASGALVLDLSGVTFFASSGLAALAQLRRHGAESGRQVHVVASRNVRRTLELTSMSTLLPLHDEVEDAVRAASRDEESA; from the coding sequence GTGAGCGAGGCGAACACCCGGTTCTCGGCGGGCGACGGTGGTACCGACGGTGGCGTGCTCGTGCTGCGCCTGACCGGCGAGATCGACATGTCCAACAGCGACGAGCTGCGCGACCGCGCGGTCGAGGCGCTCGACACGGCGTCCGGGGCGCTCGTCCTCGACCTGTCCGGGGTGACGTTCTTCGCCTCGTCGGGGCTGGCGGCGCTGGCCCAGCTGCGCCGGCACGGCGCGGAGTCCGGCCGGCAGGTGCACGTGGTCGCGAGCCGCAACGTGCGCCGCACGCTGGAGCTGACCTCGATGTCGACGCTGCTCCCCCTGCACGACGAGGTCGAGGACGCGGTCCGGGCGGCGTCGCGCGACGAGGAATCGGCGTGA
- a CDS encoding MFS transporter has product MHDTPVLAGARPEAARERRSPRTNPWWTLVAVAFGLFMVGLDGSVVAIANPYIGQDLNASLSELQWVTNSYLLALAAALILGGKLGDRFGRRTFFLAGLVLFTLASVAIAVVGSTAGVIAFRALQGLGGALMMPNTLGLLRAVFPPRRFGAAVGIWAAVSSVSTAAGPIVGGLLVEHVSWESVFLINAPIGLLGLVVGLLVLPESKDGTGHHRFDLPGVALLALGMIAIVYPVVQSEAWGWGSPRTLGLLALGVALLAVFVVVENRTAHPLLPMRLFRNPSLSVAAAVTAVNFFVLLGSIFFLMLYLQNVRGYGAVEAGVLTLPLSLASMVASPLGAALTDRYGPRLTLTLGMVLQAGASFGLLGLGVDSGYATMWPCFLALGLGVGMVMAASSEAIVGNAPVRDGGVAGGLQATALQVGGALGTAVLLSVLGSRVGSVLRDSFLSAGVPAALVDGLTGAHDAVAMGVTPVLPGVGADVQAAVHQGAAQAFVSGMHTAVLVTGGLCLVGAVLSATIVRRGRNGGGVPAVH; this is encoded by the coding sequence GTGCACGACACACCCGTCCTGGCCGGCGCTCGACCGGAGGCGGCACGAGAACGGCGCAGCCCGCGCACCAACCCCTGGTGGACGCTGGTCGCCGTCGCGTTCGGCCTGTTCATGGTCGGCCTCGACGGCAGCGTGGTGGCGATCGCCAACCCCTACATCGGCCAGGACCTGAACGCGTCGCTGTCCGAGCTCCAGTGGGTGACGAACTCCTACCTGCTCGCGCTGGCCGCCGCGCTGATCCTGGGCGGCAAGCTCGGCGACCGGTTCGGCCGCCGCACGTTCTTCCTGGCCGGCCTGGTCCTGTTCACCCTCGCCTCGGTGGCCATCGCGGTGGTCGGCTCCACCGCGGGCGTCATCGCCTTCCGGGCGCTCCAGGGGCTCGGCGGCGCGCTGATGATGCCGAACACGCTGGGCCTGCTGCGGGCGGTCTTCCCGCCCCGCCGGTTCGGTGCGGCGGTCGGCATCTGGGCCGCCGTCTCGTCGGTGTCCACCGCGGCCGGCCCGATCGTCGGCGGCCTGCTGGTGGAGCACGTGAGCTGGGAGTCGGTCTTCCTGATCAACGCCCCGATCGGCCTGCTCGGCCTCGTCGTGGGCCTGCTCGTGCTGCCGGAGAGCAAGGACGGCACGGGGCACCACCGGTTCGACCTCCCCGGTGTGGCGCTGCTCGCGCTGGGCATGATCGCGATCGTCTACCCCGTCGTGCAGAGCGAGGCCTGGGGCTGGGGCTCGCCCAGGACCCTCGGCCTGCTGGCGCTCGGCGTGGCGCTGCTGGCCGTGTTCGTCGTGGTCGAGAACCGGACCGCGCACCCGCTGCTGCCGATGCGCCTGTTCCGCAACCCGTCGTTGAGCGTGGCCGCGGCGGTCACCGCGGTGAACTTCTTCGTGCTGCTGGGCTCGATCTTCTTCCTCATGCTGTACCTCCAGAACGTGCGCGGGTACGGCGCCGTCGAGGCCGGCGTGCTCACCCTGCCGCTGAGCCTGGCGTCGATGGTCGCCAGCCCGCTCGGCGCGGCGTTGACCGACCGGTACGGCCCCCGCCTGACGCTCACCCTGGGCATGGTGCTCCAGGCCGGCGCGTCGTTCGGCCTGCTCGGCCTCGGCGTGGACTCCGGCTACGCGACGATGTGGCCGTGCTTCCTCGCCCTCGGTCTCGGCGTGGGCATGGTGATGGCCGCGTCCTCGGAGGCGATCGTGGGCAACGCCCCGGTGCGCGACGGCGGCGTCGCCGGCGGTCTCCAGGCGACCGCGCTCCAGGTCGGCGGCGCGCTCGGCACGGCGGTGCTGCTGTCGGTGCTGGGCAGCCGGGTCGGGTCGGTCCTGCGCGACTCCTTCCTGTCCGCCGGGGTGCCCGCCGCCCTGGTCGACGGCCTGACCGGCGCGCACGACGCGGTCGCGATGGGCGTGACCCCCGTGCTGCCGGGCGTGGGCGCCGACGTGCAGGCCGCCGTCCACCAGGGCGCGGCGCAGGCGTTCGTCTCCGGCATGCACACCGCCGTGCTGGTCACCGGCGGCCTGTGCCTGGTCGGCGCGGTGCTGTCCGCGACGATCGTGCGACGCGGGCGGAACGGCGGCGGCGTGCCCGCGGTGCACTGA
- a CDS encoding MarR family winged helix-turn-helix transcriptional regulator yields MTERPTSDTSPTTRFAVLLSDLHRVVDRRMARDFPHPKPPENQLALLRLVGGREGITVREAADVLLMQPTNVSTLVSQLVEAGLLTRAQDDQDRRVAHLHVTDEARARIEGADAAMGDVLAEGLRRVDPAQADAVLRALPALAALLDALG; encoded by the coding sequence GTGACCGAGCGACCCACCTCCGACACCTCGCCGACCACGCGGTTCGCCGTGCTCCTCAGCGACCTGCACCGCGTGGTCGACCGGCGCATGGCGCGGGACTTCCCGCACCCCAAGCCGCCGGAGAACCAACTGGCGCTGCTGCGGCTCGTCGGCGGGCGGGAGGGGATCACGGTCCGCGAGGCGGCCGACGTCCTGCTGATGCAGCCCACCAACGTGAGCACGCTGGTCTCCCAGCTCGTGGAAGCCGGGCTGCTGACGCGGGCGCAGGACGACCAGGACCGCCGGGTCGCGCACCTGCACGTCACCGACGAGGCGCGCGCCCGGATCGAGGGGGCCGACGCCGCCATGGGCGACGTCCTCGCCGAGGGGCTGCGGCGCGTGGACCCCGCGCAGGCCGACGCCGTCCTGCGCGCCCTGCCCGCACTGGCCGCGCTGCTGGACGCCCTCGGCTGA
- a CDS encoding AEC family transporter, whose amino-acid sequence MNAVLGGFSALIAVIAVGWVTARTGVLGDGAAVVLSRLSFYVATPALLLLTLADADPSALFSPTLVATAGSAVLCALLFVAVGRWRWRMPAAELAIGALATSYVNAGNLGVAIAVYVLGDASIVAPVLLFQVLVLAPVGLAVLASSHGRVSPLRLLGQPLRTPVVIGCALGLVLAETGWEPPALALRPVELLAGLAVPAALLAYGTSLHGAPRPGAGEAAGRVWLAVALKAVVQPAAAYALGRWVLRLDDAALLAVTVTSALPTAQNVFVYATTYDRGVVPARDAVLVSTVLSVPVLVGIALVLGS is encoded by the coding sequence GTGAACGCCGTGCTGGGCGGTTTCAGCGCGTTGATCGCGGTCATCGCGGTCGGGTGGGTGACCGCCCGCACGGGCGTCCTGGGCGACGGCGCGGCCGTGGTGCTGTCCCGGCTGTCGTTCTACGTCGCGACGCCCGCGCTGCTGCTGCTCACCCTCGCCGACGCCGACCCGTCGGCCCTGTTCTCGCCCACCCTGGTGGCCACGGCGGGCAGCGCGGTGCTGTGCGCGCTGCTCTTCGTGGCCGTCGGCCGGTGGCGGTGGCGGATGCCGGCGGCGGAGCTGGCGATCGGCGCGCTGGCCACGTCCTACGTCAACGCGGGCAACCTGGGCGTGGCCATCGCGGTGTACGTCCTCGGCGACGCGTCGATCGTGGCCCCGGTGCTGCTGTTCCAGGTGCTGGTGCTGGCGCCGGTCGGGTTGGCGGTCCTCGCCTCGTCGCACGGCCGGGTGTCGCCGCTGCGGCTGCTCGGCCAACCGCTGCGCACGCCCGTCGTCATCGGTTGCGCCCTCGGGCTCGTGCTCGCCGAGACCGGGTGGGAGCCGCCCGCCCTCGCGCTGCGGCCGGTGGAGCTGCTGGCCGGCCTCGCGGTCCCGGCGGCCCTGCTGGCGTACGGCACGAGCCTGCACGGCGCGCCCCGGCCGGGCGCGGGCGAGGCGGCCGGGCGGGTGTGGCTGGCCGTCGCGCTCAAGGCGGTGGTGCAGCCCGCGGCGGCGTACGCGCTGGGGCGCTGGGTGCTCCGGCTGGACGACGCGGCGCTGCTGGCGGTCACCGTGACGTCCGCCCTGCCCACGGCGCAGAACGTGTTCGTCTACGCCACGACCTACGACCGCGGTGTCGTGCCGGCCCGGGACGCCGTGCTGGTCAGCACCGTGCTGTCGGTTCCCGTCCTCGTCGGGATCGCGCTCGTGCTGGGTTCCTGA
- a CDS encoding L-talarate/galactarate dehydratase, whose product MAGRSPAVLDRIASVTLSSVILPLPTGISDAKVLTGRQRPMTEVAFLFAEIRTEAGLEGVGFGYAKRAGGPAQFAHAREVAPDLIGEDPSDIGRVWTKLVWAGASVGRSGAATQALAAIDVALWDLKAKRAGLPLAKLLGAHRDSVRCYDTSGGFLHESVERLKDNATRALESGVGGIKVKVGLPDRAEDLRRVAAVREHVGDAVPLMVDANQQWDRPTAMRVGRALEEFDLVWIEEPLDAYDTEGHARLAGALDTAIAGGEMLTSVAEHHELIRQGAVDVLQPDAPRIGGITQFLKLAALAEHRNLPIAPHFAMEIHVHLAAAYPLEPWVEHFDWLHPLFDERLAISGGRMHLSDRPGLGITMSDRARAWTVDRVVVDESR is encoded by the coding sequence GTGGCCGGCCGCTCCCCCGCCGTGCTCGACCGGATCGCCTCGGTGACCCTGTCCTCGGTGATCCTCCCGCTGCCCACCGGCATCAGCGACGCCAAGGTCCTCACCGGGCGGCAGCGGCCGATGACCGAGGTGGCCTTCCTGTTCGCCGAGATCCGCACCGAGGCGGGGCTGGAGGGGGTCGGGTTCGGCTACGCCAAGCGCGCCGGCGGCCCGGCCCAGTTCGCGCACGCCCGCGAGGTCGCCCCCGACCTGATCGGCGAGGACCCCAGCGACATCGGACGGGTGTGGACCAAGCTGGTGTGGGCGGGCGCGTCGGTGGGCCGCAGCGGCGCGGCCACCCAGGCGTTGGCCGCGATCGACGTGGCGCTGTGGGACCTCAAGGCCAAGCGCGCGGGCCTGCCGCTGGCCAAGCTGCTCGGCGCGCACCGCGACTCGGTGCGCTGCTACGACACCTCCGGCGGTTTCCTGCACGAGTCGGTCGAGCGGCTCAAGGACAACGCCACCCGCGCGCTGGAGTCCGGCGTCGGCGGCATCAAGGTCAAGGTGGGCCTGCCGGACCGGGCCGAGGACCTGCGCCGGGTGGCCGCCGTGCGCGAGCACGTCGGCGACGCCGTGCCGCTCATGGTCGACGCCAACCAGCAGTGGGACCGGCCCACCGCCATGCGCGTGGGCCGGGCGCTGGAGGAGTTCGACCTGGTCTGGATCGAGGAGCCGCTCGACGCCTACGACACCGAGGGCCACGCCCGGCTGGCCGGGGCACTCGACACCGCCATCGCCGGCGGCGAGATGCTGACCAGCGTCGCCGAGCACCACGAGCTGATCAGGCAGGGCGCGGTGGACGTCCTCCAGCCCGACGCGCCGAGGATCGGCGGCATCACCCAGTTCCTCAAGCTCGCCGCGCTCGCCGAGCACCGCAACCTCCCGATCGCGCCGCACTTCGCGATGGAGATCCACGTGCACCTGGCCGCCGCCTACCCGCTGGAGCCGTGGGTGGAGCACTTCGACTGGCTGCACCCGCTGTTCGACGAGCGCCTGGCGATCAGCGGCGGGCGGATGCACCTGTCGGACCGTCCCGGCCTGGGCATCACGATGAGCGACCGGGCCCGCGCCTGGACCGTCGACCGCGTCGTCGTCGACGAGTCCCGCTGA